A region of Acetomicrobium sp. S15 = DSM 107314 DNA encodes the following proteins:
- a CDS encoding thiamine pyrophosphate-dependent enzyme, whose product MTDLKLFDVPGPVDIMWCPGCGNFPILEAVKKALAELDLKPQEVLICSGIGQAAKLNHYVNTHFLHGLHGRSISNATGAKAANPRLVVLDVGGDGDMYAEGGNHMIHTIRRNPDITVLAHDNRVYGLTKGQASPTSPLGFVSPTTPKGVTSVPFNPIAVAVALDASFVAQASAGDIEQTKEIIKKAVSHKGFSLINVLQPCVTFNRVNTYQWFKQHTYYLGDDYDPTDRMAAMRKAFETEKLPLGVIYVREKEVFEETLPAYKASSAPLYERDVVWDRLNKLLENYA is encoded by the coding sequence ATGACCGATCTAAAGCTCTTCGACGTGCCTGGACCGGTTGACATAATGTGGTGCCCGGGCTGCGGGAACTTTCCGATATTGGAGGCTGTGAAAAAAGCGCTGGCGGAACTTGATCTGAAACCCCAAGAGGTGCTCATATGCTCCGGGATAGGCCAGGCTGCCAAACTTAACCACTACGTGAACACCCACTTCCTTCACGGGCTTCATGGGCGCTCCATCTCCAACGCCACCGGAGCCAAGGCGGCAAACCCCCGCCTCGTCGTGCTTGACGTGGGAGGGGATGGAGATATGTATGCCGAGGGCGGCAACCACATGATCCACACGATAAGGCGAAACCCCGACATCACAGTACTCGCCCACGACAACAGGGTTTACGGCCTCACGAAAGGTCAGGCGTCACCCACGAGCCCTTTGGGGTTCGTATCTCCCACCACCCCAAAGGGAGTAACCAGCGTGCCCTTTAACCCCATAGCCGTGGCCGTCGCCTTAGATGCCTCATTCGTGGCACAAGCCTCAGCCGGCGACATAGAACAGACCAAGGAGATCATAAAGAAGGCAGTCTCCCACAAAGGGTTTTCGTTGATCAACGTCCTGCAACCCTGTGTCACGTTTAACAGGGTCAATACTTACCAATGGTTCAAACAACATACTTACTATTTGGGCGACGATTACGACCCCACCGACCGCATGGCGGCGATGAGAAAGGCTTTTGAGACCGAGAAGCTCCCCCTCGGTGTAATATATGTGAGAGAGAAGGAAGTTTTCGAAGAAACCCTTCCTGCCTATAAGGCCTCGAGCGCGCCACTATATGAGCGCGATGTGGTATGGGACCGGTTGAACAAATTGCTGGAAAATTACGCCTGA
- a CDS encoding 2-oxoacid:acceptor oxidoreductase subunit alpha, translated as MILLPREGERDVSVVLTGAAGQGIQTAEEILGKVLKRSGFHIFATREFMSRVRGGNNSTEIRVSSQRVRAFVDRIDLLVCLNKGLRDYLKGRIGDRTVIVGDAEEMGDELAGHGLRFFHVPLSSMAKELGNPVYANVIAAGIVAALFDVDFSLMEGFFEERFGARGNDVVSKNAEAARKGYEIARDLAKEISVKVDRDTKAASEYLLSGSDAVALGAIAGGCNMAFGYPMSPATGVLSFLSQQAEEFGIVTEQTEDEISAMNMAIGGWYAGGRAMVTTSGGGFDLMSEGLSLAGIGESPMVIHLGQRPGPATGLATRTEQADLELALYAGHGEFPRAILAPGSIEEAFYMTQHAFNLAARFQVPVFVLTDQYLLDSSYNTQRLSFDGLRVEKHIVKTDKDYKRYLITDDGVSPRGIPGYGEGLIAFDSNEHGDTGRNMDEDPKIRTAMNAKRLRKLKGLAQASLPPALYGDDNYDLLLVGWGSTRYIIEEALLRFARPKTAFLQIKQPFPLHSSVEGFLRKAEVVIDVECNATGQLAKLLKLHADVTVDHKLLSWSGMEMTVEELLERLREIAI; from the coding sequence ATGATTCTCTTGCCTCGCGAAGGAGAAAGAGACGTCTCTGTCGTCTTAACTGGAGCAGCCGGCCAGGGTATACAGACGGCGGAGGAGATCTTGGGCAAGGTTCTAAAGCGAAGCGGGTTCCACATCTTCGCCACCCGCGAATTTATGTCCCGCGTGAGAGGCGGAAACAACTCTACCGAAATCCGCGTCTCTTCGCAGAGGGTGAGGGCCTTCGTGGATCGGATCGACCTCCTCGTGTGCCTGAACAAAGGCCTAAGGGATTACCTAAAGGGACGCATAGGCGATAGGACAGTGATCGTGGGCGACGCAGAAGAGATGGGAGACGAGCTGGCCGGGCACGGCCTTCGCTTTTTCCATGTCCCACTGTCGTCGATGGCCAAGGAATTGGGAAATCCGGTCTACGCAAATGTAATAGCCGCAGGAATAGTAGCTGCCCTCTTCGACGTGGACTTCTCCTTGATGGAAGGCTTTTTCGAGGAGCGCTTCGGGGCGAGGGGCAACGACGTAGTCTCGAAGAACGCCGAGGCGGCCCGCAAGGGGTATGAGATCGCTCGCGACCTGGCTAAGGAGATCTCGGTCAAGGTGGACCGCGATACAAAAGCCGCTTCCGAATATCTACTGAGCGGAAGCGACGCCGTGGCGCTCGGAGCTATAGCAGGCGGTTGCAACATGGCGTTCGGCTATCCCATGTCTCCAGCGACGGGAGTGCTCTCCTTTTTATCGCAGCAGGCCGAGGAATTCGGCATTGTAACCGAGCAGACGGAGGATGAGATCTCCGCAATGAACATGGCCATAGGCGGCTGGTATGCCGGCGGGCGCGCAATGGTGACGACCTCGGGCGGCGGATTTGACCTGATGAGCGAAGGGCTGTCTTTGGCAGGCATAGGAGAAAGTCCCATGGTGATCCACTTGGGACAACGACCCGGCCCAGCTACGGGACTCGCCACACGCACGGAGCAAGCGGACCTGGAACTGGCCCTCTATGCTGGGCACGGGGAGTTCCCCAGGGCAATCCTCGCCCCCGGGTCCATAGAAGAGGCGTTTTACATGACTCAGCACGCTTTCAACCTGGCCGCCCGTTTCCAAGTGCCTGTCTTCGTCCTAACGGATCAATATCTCTTGGATTCCTCCTATAACACCCAAAGGCTCTCTTTTGACGGCTTGAGGGTAGAAAAACACATCGTAAAAACCGACAAAGACTACAAACGCTATCTCATCACCGATGACGGCGTCTCGCCAAGAGGGATACCGGGCTACGGCGAAGGCCTAATAGCCTTCGACAGCAACGAGCATGGCGACACCGGCAGGAACATGGACGAAGACCCCAAGATCCGCACAGCCATGAACGCCAAGAGGCTGCGAAAGCTGAAAGGGCTCGCGCAAGCCTCCCTCCCGCCAGCCCTTTACGGCGACGATAACTATGATCTCCTCTTGGTAGGGTGGGGGTCCACGCGCTACATCATAGAAGAGGCGCTACTTCGATTCGCTCGGCCCAAGACGGCTTTCCTCCAGATCAAACAACCCTTCCCGCTTCACAGCTCCGTCGAGGGATTCTTGCGAAAAGCCGAGGTCGTCATAGACGTGGAGTGCAACGCGACGGGGCAGCTTGCGAAGCTCTTGAAGCTCCACGCGGATGTGACAGTGGACCACAAATTATTGAGTTGGTCCGGCATGGAGATGACGGTGGAGGAGCTGCTTGAGCGCCTTCGTGAAATAGCGATTTAA
- a CDS encoding ArsA family ATPase has protein sequence MGELAEKLKGRSFVFFGGKGGTGKTTCAAAFALRASCDGRKTLIASTDPAHSLSDIFGVAIGPKERPISRGLYGIEIDPEEEAKKYITRVKEQMQGVVSSVIIQEIERQIDAAYLSPGSEEAATFDKFVELMDEAGNPYDLIVFDTAPTGHTLRLLTLPEILGAWMDSLIARRSRAVKLLRMASSGSRDDPIIKVLEKRKAGFEKARAILTDPSVTSFVFVINAEKLPIAETAKALFILRKYGIAADGIVINKVIPPEAGGLLEKRRAIQEKYLAEARTKFSGLWITEIPLLDTDVDGIEGLSKVATFL, from the coding sequence ATGGGAGAACTGGCAGAAAAACTAAAAGGGCGCAGCTTCGTCTTCTTCGGAGGCAAGGGCGGCACAGGAAAGACTACATGCGCGGCGGCTTTCGCCCTGCGCGCATCGTGCGACGGGAGGAAAACCCTCATAGCCTCCACCGACCCTGCTCATTCTCTGTCGGACATCTTCGGCGTCGCCATAGGGCCCAAAGAAAGGCCTATATCCCGGGGGCTTTACGGCATAGAGATAGATCCCGAAGAAGAGGCCAAGAAATACATCACCCGCGTCAAAGAGCAGATGCAGGGCGTGGTGAGCAGCGTCATTATCCAGGAGATAGAAAGGCAGATAGACGCGGCGTACCTGTCGCCCGGCTCCGAGGAGGCTGCCACGTTCGATAAGTTCGTGGAGTTGATGGACGAGGCAGGAAATCCCTACGACCTCATCGTTTTCGACACGGCTCCTACCGGCCATACGCTGAGACTCCTCACCCTGCCGGAGATATTGGGGGCATGGATGGATAGCCTCATCGCGCGCAGGAGTCGCGCCGTAAAACTCCTCAGGATGGCCTCGAGCGGCTCAAGAGATGACCCCATCATAAAGGTCTTAGAGAAGAGGAAGGCCGGCTTTGAGAAGGCACGGGCTATCCTGACGGATCCTTCTGTTACGAGCTTCGTTTTCGTCATAAACGCAGAGAAATTGCCCATAGCTGAGACCGCAAAAGCTCTCTTTATCCTTCGCAAATACGGAATAGCAGCAGACGGCATCGTCATAAACAAGGTAATTCCCCCTGAAGCCGGAGGCCTCTTGGAGAAGCGACGGGCGATCCAGGAAAAATATCTGGCGGAGGCGCGCACGAAATTCTCCGGCCTTTGGATAACTGAGATCCCTTTGCTCGATACCGACGTAGACGGCATAGAAGGGCTTTCGAAGGTCGCAACATTCCTGTAA
- a CDS encoding carbon starvation CstA family protein, whose amino-acid sequence MSGILLLVIAIILFALAYVYYAGWLGKQWGLDVTRETPAHTMYDGVDYVPAKAPVLLGHHFASIAGAGPINGPILAATFGWIPVTLWIILGNIFFGAVHDFGSLLASIRHKGMSIGGIIELNVGTAAKRLFLLFSWLTLVLIIAAFGNIVADTFVSTPQAATSSLLFMPLAVVFGFAIYRRNAPLFLSTIVGVVILFLCVVLGVYMPLHLSKTAWLIILSFYIIAASILPVWILLQPRDYLNSFLLYAMILGGVIGVILYHPTIQMPAITSFKVGSNYLFPMLFITIACGAISGFHSLVASGTTAKQLDKEGDAKVIGYGGMLIEGVLAILATLTAVYLTKENYGALLKGGPVNVFATGLATFMTSFGLDATTGKTFTALAVSAFALTTLDTATRLGRFAFQEFFATAATPSQAEAAEARPVTTVSFLANRYVASIVTVAISVWLAFTSWSVIWPMFGSANQLLAAVALLAVAAWLANAGKNNKMLIFPMIFMFIVTLTALGFLIRDNVARGNYALVFFGALLFILAIILIALAYNVLTGKKKRAGAPV is encoded by the coding sequence ATGAGTGGAATTTTACTGTTGGTGATTGCAATAATCCTTTTTGCCTTGGCTTACGTCTACTACGCGGGTTGGTTAGGAAAGCAGTGGGGGCTGGACGTAACGCGCGAGACGCCGGCGCACACCATGTACGACGGCGTCGACTATGTGCCCGCCAAGGCACCGGTGTTGTTGGGGCACCATTTCGCCTCCATAGCCGGCGCGGGGCCTATCAACGGGCCAATCTTGGCGGCGACCTTCGGTTGGATACCCGTTACGCTCTGGATCATCTTGGGCAATATCTTCTTCGGCGCCGTCCACGATTTTGGGTCGCTTTTGGCATCGATAAGACATAAGGGCATGTCAATAGGAGGGATAATAGAGCTTAACGTGGGCACAGCCGCTAAGAGGTTGTTTTTGCTCTTCTCATGGCTCACACTCGTGCTAATCATAGCGGCCTTCGGAAATATCGTAGCGGACACCTTCGTTTCTACGCCTCAGGCGGCCACATCATCGCTTTTGTTCATGCCTCTTGCTGTGGTGTTTGGTTTCGCCATATATAGGCGCAACGCTCCACTGTTTTTAAGCACTATCGTAGGGGTAGTTATACTCTTCCTGTGCGTGGTGTTAGGGGTATACATGCCCCTTCACCTCTCCAAAACCGCGTGGCTGATCATACTTTCGTTTTATATTATCGCGGCGTCCATTCTGCCTGTGTGGATACTGCTCCAGCCGAGAGACTACTTGAACTCCTTTTTGCTTTACGCCATGATTTTAGGCGGCGTAATCGGGGTAATACTATACCACCCCACTATCCAAATGCCTGCCATAACGAGCTTCAAGGTGGGATCGAATTATCTTTTCCCAATGCTGTTCATAACCATAGCGTGCGGCGCCATATCGGGCTTCCACTCACTTGTGGCCTCCGGTACAACGGCCAAGCAGTTGGATAAAGAGGGGGATGCAAAAGTCATAGGCTATGGCGGCATGCTCATCGAAGGCGTCCTCGCGATACTGGCGACATTGACTGCAGTATACTTGACTAAAGAAAACTATGGCGCACTGCTGAAGGGAGGCCCCGTAAACGTCTTCGCCACCGGGCTTGCCACGTTTATGACGAGCTTCGGCTTGGACGCCACCACAGGGAAAACGTTTACGGCTTTGGCCGTTTCGGCTTTTGCCTTGACCACGCTCGACACGGCTACGAGGCTCGGGAGATTCGCCTTTCAGGAGTTTTTCGCCACAGCCGCAACCCCGTCTCAGGCCGAGGCTGCAGAGGCAAGGCCCGTCACCACAGTTAGCTTTCTGGCTAACAGGTATGTAGCATCAATAGTCACCGTGGCAATATCTGTATGGCTTGCCTTCACGAGTTGGTCCGTGATCTGGCCGATGTTCGGTTCTGCAAACCAGCTCTTGGCGGCAGTGGCACTTTTGGCCGTGGCCGCTTGGCTTGCAAATGCAGGGAAAAACAACAAGATGCTCATCTTCCCCATGATTTTCATGTTCATCGTGACGCTGACGGCCCTGGGCTTCCTTATCAGGGACAACGTCGCCCGCGGAAACTATGCGCTCGTCTTCTTCGGCGCGCTGCTTTTCATTCTGGCGATCATACTCATAGCCCTCGCCTACAACGTCCTCACGGGGAAGAAGAAAAGGGCCGGAGCACCGGTTTAG
- a CDS encoding DUF554 domain-containing protein: MEGFLLLIPMAGSIVNALSVVVGSLIGLAVRSRLPMRYSNIAFQAIGLFTLYLGVQMATSARNVLVLIFSLVVGSILGEFLALEDRINGAAERLKRSLNVGESSFVEGFMTAFLLFCMGSMTILGAFEEGLGGYPRLLFAKSFLDGVSSIALSASLGVGVIFSAIPLLIYQGGLTLFAHALRSLLSEAVVAEITAAGGIMLLGLGLSILEVKRLRVTNMLPSLLVAALLGLALLN, translated from the coding sequence ATGGAAGGTTTTTTGCTTTTGATACCTATGGCGGGCAGCATCGTAAATGCCCTTTCTGTCGTCGTCGGGAGCCTGATAGGCCTTGCCGTCCGCTCAAGACTCCCAATGCGCTATTCGAACATCGCCTTTCAGGCCATAGGGCTTTTTACCCTTTATCTCGGCGTCCAGATGGCCACAAGCGCCAGGAACGTCCTCGTCTTGATATTCAGCCTCGTCGTGGGCTCCATTCTGGGCGAGTTTCTGGCCCTCGAAGATCGGATCAACGGGGCTGCCGAACGCCTCAAGCGAAGCTTGAACGTCGGCGAGAGCAGCTTTGTCGAGGGCTTCATGACCGCCTTTTTGCTCTTTTGTATGGGCTCCATGACGATATTGGGGGCCTTTGAGGAGGGATTGGGTGGCTATCCTCGTCTGCTTTTTGCCAAGTCATTTTTGGACGGAGTTTCCTCCATAGCCCTGTCGGCCTCTTTAGGCGTGGGTGTGATATTTTCCGCTATCCCACTCCTCATCTATCAGGGCGGTTTGACGCTGTTTGCCCATGCGCTGCGCTCCCTCCTCTCAGAAGCGGTGGTCGCTGAAATAACAGCGGCGGGAGGCATAATGCTGTTGGGTTTGGGCCTTTCGATTTTGGAGGTAAAGCGCCTGCGCGTCACAAACATGTTGCCGAGCCTATTGGTGGCGGCGCTGTTGGGATTGGCCTTGCTCAATTAA
- a CDS encoding hydrogenase expression protein HypA/HybF, whose product MRKFRCLTCKYEFETEEAPAVLKCPKCLNRFVELVSGEPLKGKPWSSKTYSVKK is encoded by the coding sequence ATGAGGAAGTTTCGCTGCCTCACCTGTAAGTATGAGTTCGAAACGGAAGAAGCACCGGCCGTTCTCAAGTGTCCGAAATGCTTGAACCGCTTCGTGGAGTTGGTTTCGGGGGAACCGCTGAAAGGTAAGCCCTGGAGCAGCAAGACCTACAGCGTTAAGAAGTAG